A single window of Nicotiana sylvestris chromosome 3, ASM39365v2, whole genome shotgun sequence DNA harbors:
- the LOC104240245 gene encoding ruBisCO large subunit-binding protein subunit beta, chloroplastic-like — translation MAATFTSVCSIASTSQAVDKKLINSSEILSSFSAISSSSLGGRRKNTVLKKRYDFKIQAATKKLHFNQDGDAIRKLQAGVDKLANLVGVTLGPKGRNVVLESKYGSPKIVNDGVTVAREVELEDPVENIGASLVRQAASKTNDLAGDGTTTSVVLAQGLIAEGVKVVAAGANPIQITRGIERTTKALVAELKKMSKEVEDSELADVAAVSAGNNYEVGNMIAEAMGKVGRKGVVTLEEGRGSENSLYVVEGMQFDRGYISPYFVTDNEKMVAEYENCKLLLVDKKITNARDLVNVLEEAIRGGYPILIIAEDIEQEALATLVVNKLRGALKIAALKAPGFGERKSQYLDDIAILTGGTVIREEVGLSLDRAGSEVLGHAGKVVLSKDSTTIVGDGSTQEAVNKRIAQIKRIVEATEQDYEKEKLNERIAKLSGGVAVIQVGAQTETELKEKKLRVEDALNATKAAVEEGIVVGGGCTLLRLAAKVEDIKGTLDDDEQKIGADIVKRALRYPMKLIAKNAGVNGSVVIEKVLSNDNPKYGYNAATGKYEDLMAAGIIDPTKVVRCCLEHAASVARTFLTSDAVVTENKEPEPVVAGNPMDNSGYGY, via the exons ATGGCTGCGACCTTCACTTCAGTTTGTTCGATTGCTTCCACCAGCCAAGCAGTGGATAAGAAACTCATAAATTCTTCTGAAATTTTATCGTCATTCTCTGCGATTTCTTCGAGTTCATTAGGGGGCAGGAGAAAGAATACAGTTTTAAAGAAAAGATACGATTTCAAGATTCAGGCTGCGACCAAGAAGTTACACTTCAATCAGGATGGTGATGCCATTAGGAAGCTGCAA GCAGGTGTTGACAAGCTTGCAAATTTAGTAGGTGTTACTCTTGGTCCAAAAGGAAGAAATGTAGTTCTTGAGAGCAAGTATGGCTCTCCCAAAATTGTAAATGATGGTGTTACTGTAGCTAGAGAG GTTGAACTGGAAGACCCTGTTGAGAATATTGGTGCAAGTTTGGTGAGACAAGCTGCTTCAAAGACAAATGACTTGGCTGGGGATGGCACAACTACATCTGTTGTTTTGGCACAGGGGCTCATAGCTGAAGGTGTTAAG GTGGTTGCAGCTGGTGCAAACCCTATTCAGATTACCAGGGGCATTGAGAGGACCACTAAAGCCCTGGTCGCTGAGCTGAAAAAGATGTCTAAAGAG GTTGAGGACAGCGAACTAGCGGATGTAGCTGCAGTTAGTGCAGGAAACAACTATGAAGTTGGAAATATGATAGCAGAAGCAATGGGTAAAGTGGGTAGGAAAGGTGTAGTGACTCTTGAGGAAGGGAGAGGTTCTGAGAACAGCTTGTATGTTGTGGAAGGCATGCAATTTGACCGTGGCTATATCTCCCCATACTTTGTTACAGACAATGAGAAGATGGTAGCTGAATATGAAAACTGCAAG ctgCTTCTGGTAGACAAGAAGATAACAAATGCAAGGGACTTGGTTAATGTTTTGGAAGAAGCAATCAGGGGTGGATACCCAATATTGATAATCGCTGAAGACATTGAGCAGGAAGCTCTAGCCACTCTGGTTGTGAACAAACTTAGAGGAGCACTGAAAATTGCTGCACTCAAAGCCCCTGGTTTTGGGGAGCGAAAAAGCCAATATCTTGACGACATTGCTATCCTTACTGGAG GTACTGTCATCAGAGAGGAGGTTGGTTTATCCCTGGACAGGGCTGGAAGCGAGGTCTTAGGCCATGCTGGAAAGGTGGTGTTGTCAAAGGATTCAACAACAATTGTTGGTGATGGTAGTACCCAGGAAGCAGTAAACAAAAGAATTGCCCAAATTAAAAGAATTGTTGAG GCAACTGAACAGGATTACGAGAAGGAAAAACTGAATGAGAGAATTGCAAAACTATCAGGGGGCGTTGCTGTAATTCAG GTTGGTGCACAAACTGAAACGGAACTCAAAGAAAAGAAATTGAGAGTAGAGGATGCTCTCAATGCGACAAAG GCAGCCGTTGAGGAAGGCATTGTTGTCGGCGGTGGATGCACCTTGTTGCGGCTTGCTGCCAAAGTTGAAGACATTAAAGGAACTCTTGATGATGATGAACAAAAg ATTGGAGCTGATATTGTCAAGAGAGCTTTGAGGTACCCTATGAAGTTAATAGCCAAGAATGCTGGTGTCAATGGAAGTGTTGTGATTGAGAAG GTGTTGTCCAATGACAATCCGAAGTATGGTTATAATGCAGCCACTGGAAAATATGAAGATTTAATGGCTGCTGGTATAATTGATCCTACAAAA GTGGTAAGATGTTGCTTGGAGCATGCAGCTTCTGTAGCAAGGACCTTTCTAACATCAGATGCTGTAGTTACTGAGAACAAGGAGCCTGAACCTGTGGTTGCTGGAAACCCAATGGACAATTCAG GTTATGGATACTAA
- the LOC104246995 gene encoding early nodulin-like protein 7, whose protein sequence is MASIKFITICFVTALFISLTISSVDAASGEEFKVGWRQPGVNETDLYHHWALKKKFHVGDSLRFEYKNDSVIVVDKWEFYHCNRTHPTWGAKDGNTTVNLNRAGPFYFVSGDPEHCKNGQRLAIEVLPLYPISQSPPQPISMAPAPSPLSSSALVSTIPLTFISVLISPIVAVLGGLA, encoded by the exons ATGGCTTCGATCAAGTTTATTACTATCTGTTTCGTCACTGCTCTTTTCATCAGCCTTACAATATCTTCCGTTGATGCTGCCTCCGGcgaggaattcaaagttggttgGCGTCAGCCAGGTGTTAATGAAACAGATCTCTATCATCACTGGGCTTTAAAGAAGAAATTTCACGTCGGCGATTCACTCC GTTTTGAGTACAAGAATGACTCGGTTATTGTAGTGGACAAATGGGAATTTTATCATTGCAATAGGACTCATCCAACTTGGGGCGCTAAGGACGGCAACACCACAGTGAATCTTAACAGGGCTGGTCCCTTTTACTTCGTGAGCGGTGATCCAGAGCATTGCAAAAATGGCCAGCGTTTAGCCATTGAAGTTCTCCCACTATACCCCATCTCCCAATCTCCACCACAGCCAATTTCAATGGCGCCTGCACCATCGCCACTTTCAAGCTCAGCTCTTGTTTCAACAATTCCGCTGACATTCATTTCGGTGTTGATTTCGCCTATTGTTGCAGTGCTTGGTGGTTTAGCATGA
- the LOC104213148 gene encoding uncharacterized protein — protein sequence MDSETEPGKNLFVYFYVCFDALKKGWLEGCRRIIGFDDCFLKGACKGELLVVVGKNGNQQMFPIAWAVVDQETKYSWSFFINYLKDDLQLGTGEGLTVMADMQKGFAAAMNEVLPNAEFRMCARHIWSNWHKKWKGEERRKQFWRCSKSSYEVKFKDELEKMDKLGKDICRDLLYYPKKSWVRAYFEVHSKCDVVENNMCETFNSWILASRHKSIITMLEEIRRKIMTRQVDMLKYTDTWISNISPMARLLLEDSKDHARKCTVLWNANVEFEIGEGLHKHVVNLTDKVCTCRAWQLRGIPCQHVVLAYYHINEEPEQAVEHWYKRDTFLKAYKYFIQPMTNMKMWPETNNPKIEPPKPKPMPGRPQRNRRKGKDEPKKKYGKLSKCGVKMTCSKCHQQGHNKRYCKAENWMPSQQGSQISQGASQPDAAGSSSQPTNSMCFDTTRFRRVNEARSSSQPTPSSTDSSRPARRGLGSQLPPKGKATTSQKKRKGCKQRRC from the exons ATGGACAGTGAAACTGAGCCAGGAAAAAATCTCTTTGTTTACTTTTATGTGTGCTTTGATGCATTGAAGAAAGGTTGGTTAGAAGGATGTAGGAGAATCATAGGTTTTGATGATTGTTTCTTAAAGGGTGCTTGTAAAGGTGAGCTTCTAGTTGTTGTTGGCAAGAATGGAAATCAGCAAATGTTTCCTATAGCATGGGCAGTTGTGGACCAGGAGACAAAATATAGCTGGAGTTTTTTCATCAACTACTTGAAAGATGATTTGCAATTGGGAACTGGAGAAGGATTGACTGTGATGGCAGATATGCAAAAG GGATTTGCTGCAGCTATGAATGAAGTTTTACCTAATGCTGAATTTAGGATGTGTGCCAGGCATATATGGTCTAATTGGCATAAGAAATGGAAAGGAGAGGAAAGGAGAAAACAGTTTTGGAGGTGCTCTAAATCTAGTTATGAAGTTAAGTTTAAAGATGAGCTTGAGAAAATGGACAAACTTGGTAAGGATATTTGTAGGGATTTGTTATATTATCCAAAAAAGTCATGGGTTAGAGCTTATTTTGAAGTGCATTCCAAGTGTgatgttgttgaaaataatatgTGTGAGACCTTTAATTCATGGATTTTAGCTTCTAGGCATAAATCAATTATAACTATGTTGGAGGAGATTAGAAGGAAAATAATGACTAGGCAAGTGGATATGTTGAAATATACTGATACTTGGATATCTAATATATCACCTATGGCAAGGCTATTGTTAGAGGATAGCAAAGACCATGCTAGAAAATGTACTGTCCTTTGGAATGCTAATGTTGAATTTGAGATTGGAGAAGGGTTGCATAAGCATGTAGTTAATCTGACTGATAAGGTTTGCACTTGTAGAGCTTGGCAGTTGAGGGGTATTCCATGTCAACATGTTGTTCTTGCATACTATCACATAAACGAAGAACCTGAACAGGCAGTAGAGCATTGGTATAAGAGGGATACCTTCTTAAAAGCATATAAGTATTTCATCCAGCCTATGACAAATATGAAGATGTGGCCTGAAACAAACAATCCTAAGATAGAGCCTCCCAAACCTAAACCCATGCCTGGTAGACCTCAGAGGAACAGAAGAAAAGGCAAAGATGAACCAAAAAAGAAATATGGAAAGTTGTCCAAGTGTGGAGTGAAAATGACATGTTCCAAGTGCCATCAACAAGGACATAACAAAAGATATTGTAAG GCTGAAAATTGGATGCCTTCACAACAAGGTAGCCAAATCTCACAAGGTGCTAGCCAACCTGATGCAGCTGGAAGCTCAAGCCAACCTACAAACTCTATGTGCTTTGATACAACAAGGTTTAGAAGGGTTAATGAAGCTAGAAGCTCAAGCCAACCAACACCAAGTTCAACAGATTCAAGCAGGCCTGCTAGAAGAGGATTAGGTAGTCAACTTCCTCCAAAGGGTAAAGCAACTACCAGCCAAAAAAAGAGGAAGGGGTGCAAGCAAAGAAGATGCTGA